A portion of the Limisphaera ngatamarikiensis genome contains these proteins:
- a CDS encoding nucleoside recognition domain-containing protein, producing the protein MNHIWLAMLLIAVALAALTGRADALTTAALSAARDAVMAIALPLIGLMALWLGMMRLAEQAGLVNLLARALQPLLRRLFPDVPPGHPAMGAMLLNIAANILGLGNAATPLGLRAMQELNRLNPHPGTATNAMCTFLALNTGSLQLLPATAISVLAAHQSARPTAIVASALLATACSAVTAVTATRLLERLPWFRQPHTRTPPPPEPGQQAPNPSRPENADKPTTIPQPSRPLSGPGRCVLTVYALCSVAAVANGALGLWGTTPPTADPALVRWLNALSQWAVPFLLAGFPLYAALRGVRVYEQFVIGARDGLRIALRIIPYLVAMLVAIGVFRESGGLQWLGRLLGPLLEWIGFPSELLPLALVRPLSGSAALGIFAEIVRAHGPDTLLARTAATMYGSTETTFYVLAVYFGAVGVHKVRHALWAGLITDAVAMLASVWICRWLFG; encoded by the coding sequence CTGAACCACATCTGGTTGGCCATGCTGTTGATCGCCGTGGCCCTGGCCGCGCTCACCGGCCGGGCCGACGCACTGACCACAGCCGCCCTGTCGGCAGCCAGGGACGCCGTGATGGCCATCGCCCTTCCGTTGATCGGACTGATGGCCCTCTGGCTCGGCATGATGCGACTGGCCGAACAGGCCGGCTTGGTCAACCTCCTGGCCCGTGCGCTACAGCCCCTGCTGCGCCGGTTGTTCCCCGACGTCCCGCCCGGGCACCCGGCCATGGGCGCCATGCTGCTCAACATCGCGGCCAACATCCTCGGCCTCGGCAACGCGGCAACGCCCCTCGGACTGCGCGCCATGCAGGAGCTCAACCGATTGAACCCCCACCCCGGTACGGCCACCAACGCCATGTGCACGTTCCTGGCCCTCAACACCGGCTCACTCCAGCTCCTGCCCGCCACCGCCATCTCCGTCCTGGCCGCCCATCAATCGGCCCGGCCCACGGCCATCGTGGCCAGCGCACTCCTCGCCACCGCCTGCAGCGCCGTCACCGCTGTCACCGCCACACGCCTGTTGGAACGCCTCCCTTGGTTTCGCCAACCCCACACCCGCACCCCGCCTCCGCCAGAACCCGGACAACAAGCCCCAAACCCCTCACGTCCGGAAAATGCAGACAAACCGACGACGATTCCGCAACCGTCACGGCCCTTGAGCGGCCCGGGGCGTTGCGTCCTCACTGTCTACGCCCTGTGCTCTGTCGCCGCCGTGGCCAATGGTGCCCTGGGCCTGTGGGGAACCACGCCGCCAACCGCCGATCCGGCCCTCGTCCGGTGGTTGAACGCCCTGTCGCAATGGGCCGTCCCCTTTCTGCTGGCCGGATTTCCCCTTTATGCCGCCCTGCGCGGCGTGCGCGTGTACGAGCAGTTTGTCATCGGCGCCCGCGACGGCCTCCGCATTGCCCTCCGCATCATCCCCTACCTGGTGGCCATGCTGGTGGCCATCGGCGTGTTCCGCGAATCGGGCGGACTCCAATGGCTGGGCCGATTGCTTGGACCCCTGTTGGAATGGATTGGGTTCCCGTCGGAACTTCTCCCGTTGGCCCTGGTCCGACCCCTGAGCGGCAGCGCCGCGCTCGGGATCTTCGCCGAAATCGTGCGTGCTCATGGACCCGACACCCTGCTGGCCCGCACCGCAGCAACCATGTACGGCAGCACCGAAACCACCTTCTATGTCCTTGCCGTTTACTTCGGCGCCGTCGGCGTTCACAAGGTCCGGCACGCCCTCTGGGCCGGACTCATCACGGACGCCGTGGCCATGCTTGCCTCGGTTTGGATCTGCCGATGGCTCTTCGGCTGA
- a CDS encoding AEC family transporter, which yields MNAYRTILEAVLPVFGLIGTGFLLRRLEWLTTEADASLLRLTLYVFVPCLILDSALGNPAFNRWDNLLWAPLTGYATVALALVVASAARPWHGLTDPAAARTFAVTTAIHNYGYIPLPLCLLWFGKATAGVLFLYMVGVDAALWTLGVMGLSGASHRIEWRRVLNPALGAVVMSLILNGTRLNEWIPTPLHTALHWLGQCAVPLALLLIGAIMADELPQLRTAAGWRVMSVATLLRLGLLPLLFLAMARWLPITPDLQRVLVLEAAMPAAVFPIVMARHYHGDAATALRIVLSTSLVSLVTMPLWLRLGLDWIGIPMP from the coding sequence ATGAACGCGTATCGAACCATCCTCGAGGCGGTCCTACCCGTGTTCGGCTTGATCGGCACTGGTTTCCTCCTCCGCCGACTCGAATGGTTGACCACCGAGGCTGACGCAAGCCTGCTCCGGCTGACCTTGTACGTCTTTGTGCCGTGCCTCATCCTGGATTCCGCACTGGGCAACCCCGCATTCAACCGTTGGGACAACCTCCTGTGGGCGCCGTTGACCGGGTACGCCACCGTGGCCCTGGCGCTTGTCGTCGCGTCGGCCGCCCGCCCCTGGCACGGCCTCACCGACCCGGCCGCAGCCCGAACTTTCGCCGTTACGACCGCCATTCACAATTACGGCTACATCCCCCTGCCCCTCTGTCTCCTCTGGTTCGGAAAAGCCACCGCCGGCGTGCTCTTCCTCTACATGGTGGGCGTGGATGCAGCCCTGTGGACCCTGGGCGTGATGGGGTTGTCCGGCGCAAGCCATCGCATCGAATGGCGCCGCGTCCTCAACCCCGCGCTGGGGGCGGTCGTGATGAGCTTGATCTTGAACGGCACCCGCCTGAACGAATGGATCCCCACCCCGCTGCACACGGCCCTGCACTGGCTCGGCCAATGCGCCGTGCCCCTGGCCCTGCTCCTGATCGGAGCCATCATGGCCGATGAACTGCCCCAACTGCGCACCGCAGCCGGCTGGCGCGTCATGTCCGTCGCAACCCTCCTGCGACTCGGGCTCCTCCCCCTCCTGTTCCTGGCCATGGCCCGCTGGCTCCCCATCACACCCGACCTCCAGCGTGTGCTGGTTCTCGAAGCTGCCATGCCCGCGGCCGTGTTTCCCATCGTCATGGCCCGGCACTACCACGGCGACGCCGCCACCGCGCTGCGCATCGTCCTGAGCACCTCCCTGGTCAGCCTGGTCACCATGCCCCTGTGGCTCCGGCTCGGACTCGACTGGATCGGCATTCCAATGCCATGA
- a CDS encoding lysophospholipid acyltransferase family protein, which translates to MTPSPPAPQEHPQRRRRGGVVIPHKPTPLQRFLARLIHVAARTVARTLRKSLVDQTGTGGRVPPQAIYVMWHNRLALCLEAYFTYARPHSASRGLAALVSASRDGGLLAAVLECYGVQPVRGSSSRRGPQALLELTTWAQRGYDLAITPDGPRGPRYVVQEGVIALAQVTGLPIIPASYRLSHCIRLRSWDAFLVPIPFARWEVILAPPLQVPRDASETDREQLRRELEKRLREITPD; encoded by the coding sequence ATGACCCCTTCACCGCCAGCCCCCCAGGAACACCCCCAACGCCGCAGACGGGGCGGAGTGGTCATCCCCCACAAGCCCACGCCGCTCCAACGCTTCCTGGCCCGCCTCATCCACGTAGCCGCCCGAACCGTCGCACGAACCCTTCGAAAGTCGCTCGTGGATCAAACCGGGACCGGCGGCCGGGTGCCGCCGCAGGCCATCTACGTCATGTGGCACAACCGCCTGGCCCTGTGCCTCGAAGCCTACTTCACTTATGCCCGCCCCCACTCGGCATCCCGCGGCTTGGCCGCCCTTGTCAGTGCCAGCCGCGACGGCGGTTTACTCGCAGCCGTGCTCGAATGCTACGGCGTCCAACCCGTCCGCGGCTCCTCCAGCCGCCGCGGCCCCCAGGCCCTGCTGGAATTGACCACCTGGGCCCAACGCGGATACGACCTGGCCATCACTCCGGACGGACCCCGCGGTCCGCGTTACGTCGTCCAGGAAGGAGTCATCGCCCTGGCCCAGGTCACCGGCCTGCCCATCATCCCCGCCTCGTACCGCCTCAGCCACTGCATCCGCCTCCGTTCTTGGGACGCTTTCCTCGTCCCCATTCCCTTCGCCCGCTGGGAGGTGATCCTTGCCCCGCCCCTCCAGGTGCCCAGAGACGCCTCGGAAACCGACCGTGAACAACTCCGCCGGGAGCTGGAAAAACGCCTCCGCGAAATCACCCCTGACTGA
- the ruvA gene encoding Holliday junction branch migration protein RuvA produces the protein MIAFVHGTLVEAWPTQVLVDVHGVGYEVFIPLSTYEKLPPIGQQVRLLTEFVVREDAHRLYGFLTAAERDTFRLLIHTVNGIGPKIALNVLSGLSVPAFRAAVAQGDVRALSRISGVGRKTAERIVVELKDKLGGTDLGPPPAGPGTPAGSDARWQDAVLALMALGYKGPEAQMRIREVGTALGPRATVEELVRAALKRGFGGS, from the coding sequence ATGATCGCCTTCGTTCATGGCACACTGGTCGAAGCTTGGCCCACCCAGGTCCTCGTAGACGTCCACGGCGTGGGTTACGAGGTCTTCATTCCTCTTTCGACCTACGAAAAACTGCCGCCCATCGGCCAGCAGGTCCGCCTCCTGACCGAGTTCGTGGTCCGCGAAGATGCTCACCGCCTGTACGGTTTCCTCACCGCCGCCGAGCGCGACACCTTCCGCCTGCTCATCCACACGGTCAATGGAATCGGCCCCAAAATCGCACTCAACGTCCTGAGCGGATTGAGCGTGCCGGCCTTTCGCGCCGCCGTGGCCCAGGGCGATGTGCGCGCCCTGTCCCGCATCTCCGGCGTGGGCCGCAAAACCGCCGAACGCATCGTGGTCGAACTGAAAGACAAACTCGGCGGAACCGACCTGGGCCCGCCGCCCGCCGGCCCCGGCACACCCGCCGGCTCGGACGCCAGATGGCAGGACGCCGTGCTGGCCTTGATGGCGCTCGGTTACAAAGGTCCGGAAGCACAAATGCGCATCCGTGAAGTCGGTACCGCACTCGGCCCCCGGGCCACGGTCGAGGAATTGGTGCGCGCCGCGCTCAAGCGCGGTTTCGGTGGCTCATGA
- a CDS encoding NAD(P)H-hydrate dehydratase: MPVPVVSVAQMRQWEQASWSAGRTEAAVIARVGACLAAWLRRHVPHNDRILILAGKGHNGDDARAALPHLQGRAVDLVEVRDPETALPDLERALARGPDWILDGLFGIGLNRPLAEPWCRLIERINQARSRIVSVDVPSGLDADTGRPWGATLRATCTLTLAAPKQGLLHPAAHTFTGRLEVIPDIGLVPCPIQSELCWTLPEDFLDWPPPRPVAAHKGTFGHLAIVAGSTGYHGAAVLAARAAQRARPGLITLITPASVYAVVASQLQAVMVHPWSAAHPLPGRYTALLFGPGLAAADLPAEIPATLARLWQEANVPIVVDASALDHVPRGPIPRDALRVLTPHPGEAARLLGTTTNEVQSNRVAAVRALSGQFGGAWIVLKGYQTLIGRQHGPIFVNPSGNPDLAQGGSGDVLAGYLAGLCAQPPLQGDPERLIRYAVWQHGAAADALSRRHPAWVVEDLVRTLGRVAPHRVASTARPATPTTPP, from the coding sequence ATGCCCGTGCCCGTGGTAAGCGTGGCGCAAATGCGCCAGTGGGAACAGGCCAGCTGGTCGGCAGGCCGAACCGAAGCGGCGGTCATCGCACGCGTCGGAGCCTGCCTGGCAGCCTGGCTCCGCCGACACGTGCCCCACAACGATCGCATCCTGATCCTGGCCGGCAAGGGACATAACGGCGATGACGCCCGCGCCGCACTGCCCCACCTCCAGGGTCGCGCCGTCGACCTCGTCGAGGTACGGGACCCGGAAACCGCCCTGCCCGACCTCGAACGCGCCCTGGCCCGCGGCCCCGATTGGATCCTCGACGGCCTCTTCGGCATCGGATTGAACCGCCCCCTGGCCGAGCCCTGGTGCCGCTTGATCGAGCGCATCAACCAGGCCCGAAGCCGCATCGTTTCCGTGGACGTCCCCTCCGGCCTGGACGCCGACACCGGCCGACCCTGGGGCGCAACCCTCCGCGCCACCTGCACCCTCACCCTCGCAGCCCCCAAACAAGGACTCCTGCATCCGGCGGCCCATACCTTCACCGGCCGACTCGAAGTGATTCCCGACATCGGCCTGGTCCCCTGCCCGATCCAATCGGAGCTTTGCTGGACGTTGCCCGAGGATTTTCTCGACTGGCCACCGCCCCGGCCCGTAGCGGCCCACAAGGGCACCTTCGGCCACCTCGCCATCGTGGCGGGCAGCACCGGCTACCACGGCGCGGCCGTCCTGGCTGCCCGCGCCGCCCAACGCGCACGGCCAGGTCTCATCACGCTGATCACACCCGCCTCCGTCTACGCTGTGGTGGCCTCCCAGCTCCAGGCCGTGATGGTCCATCCCTGGTCGGCGGCACATCCGCTACCCGGTCGGTACACCGCCCTGCTGTTCGGGCCCGGCCTGGCCGCCGCAGATCTTCCGGCGGAAATCCCCGCCACGCTCGCCCGGTTGTGGCAGGAGGCCAATGTCCCCATTGTCGTGGACGCAAGCGCCCTGGACCATGTGCCACGCGGCCCAATACCCCGGGACGCATTGCGCGTCCTGACCCCGCACCCGGGCGAAGCCGCGCGCCTGCTCGGCACCACCACCAACGAGGTCCAATCGAATCGCGTGGCTGCCGTCCGCGCGCTGTCCGGGCAGTTCGGCGGAGCCTGGATTGTGCTCAAAGGTTATCAGACCCTCATCGGACGGCAGCACGGCCCCATCTTTGTCAACCCGAGCGGCAATCCCGACCTTGCCCAGGGCGGCAGCGGCGATGTCCTGGCAGGTTACCTGGCCGGTCTCTGCGCTCAACCGCCGCTCCAGGGCGACCCGGAGCGCCTCATCCGATACGCCGTGTGGCAACACGGTGCCGCCGCCGACGCACTCAGCCGGCGCCACCCCGCCTGGGTCGTGGAAGACCTGGTCCGGACGCTGGGTCGGGTCGCACCACACCGCGTCGCCTCAACCGCACGCCCCGCAACCCCGACCACACCCCCATGA
- a CDS encoding PAS domain-containing protein, producing MDLKQTARDEAREPVVQPGRFWWIAGSLTAAAGFLLALAHTPVMGSRAMASAPSLMAGGPTGGDQPGGRTMAQVSIPAGWTVQQSAAVISFLSAIAAGMGVWGLWLRRQVALRTRALQERLEREAALERSFRELIEQAHDFIFTVDGSGRFRSGNPSFQRAVGVESATWTDIALEDVLSPPCCETIRRLLEDETASDAPLRIETRLRGPSGRELQVELSLRRTQAVDGSPVVQCIGRDITARKQMEEELFRSRQMLRMILDAAPNRIFWKDRNSVYLGCNRAFAEDCGLPDPDAIVGKTDYDLPWHTDAERYRADDQEVMSTGQAKINYEEPQTRPDGSIAWLRTSKVPIRDARGEIIGVLGTYEDITAVRQAQEALAHASNLFQTMMEHCPDMIYFKDRQSRFVHYSRAFVERYGLTDPNALIGKTDFDIFTEEHARPAYEDEQEIMRTGRPIVGKLEKETHADGRVTWALTTKVPWRNAQGEIIGTFGISKDITELKQAEDQLRYERELFQTLLDNIPDAIYFKDRQSRFVRFSRALLDKLPQVGQAQDLVGKTDFDIFTEEHARPAFEDEQRIIATGEPVIGKVEKETHKDGRVTWCLTTKMPWRNARGEIIGTFGISKDITELKKAEAELEQVHRRLVDASRLAGMAEVASDVLHNVGNVLNSINVSCSMLLDRVRQNRFANLARVPQLLREHIGHLDHFLTEDPRGKHLPGYLEAVSQALTEQQEFLLAELGQVRDHVEHIKQIVAMQQNYARLAGIEEQIDPTQLMEDALRINAAALTRHTVNLVREFEPAPPILVDRHKVLQILVNLIRNAKYAVSDSGRPDKRIIARIRREGEAWLVLEIEDNGVGIPAENLTKIFTHGFTTRPNGHGFGLHSSALAAKALGGTLTAHSDGPGRGARFTLRIPYKSSTATS from the coding sequence ATGGACCTCAAACAAACAGCCCGCGATGAAGCCCGGGAACCCGTGGTTCAACCGGGAAGGTTCTGGTGGATTGCAGGGAGCCTTACCGCGGCAGCCGGTTTCCTCCTGGCCCTGGCCCACACCCCCGTGATGGGTTCCAGGGCCATGGCCTCGGCGCCGTCCCTGATGGCAGGCGGACCAACGGGAGGCGACCAGCCGGGAGGCCGTACCATGGCGCAGGTGTCCATCCCGGCCGGCTGGACCGTCCAACAATCAGCCGCAGTCATCAGCTTCTTGTCCGCGATTGCCGCCGGCATGGGCGTCTGGGGCCTTTGGCTCCGTCGTCAGGTGGCACTGCGCACCCGGGCACTGCAGGAACGATTGGAACGCGAGGCTGCACTGGAACGTTCCTTCCGGGAGCTCATCGAACAGGCCCACGATTTCATATTCACCGTGGACGGCTCGGGCCGGTTCCGATCCGGCAACCCCTCGTTCCAACGGGCCGTGGGGGTGGAGTCGGCAACATGGACCGACATCGCTTTGGAAGACGTGCTCTCCCCTCCCTGCTGCGAGACCATCCGCCGGTTACTCGAAGACGAAACGGCGTCCGATGCGCCCCTGCGCATTGAAACACGGCTCCGCGGACCTTCCGGACGCGAACTGCAGGTGGAACTGTCGTTGCGCCGGACGCAGGCCGTGGACGGCAGCCCCGTGGTCCAGTGCATCGGCCGGGACATCACAGCGCGCAAACAGATGGAAGAGGAGCTTTTCCGCTCCCGGCAGATGCTGCGGATGATCCTGGACGCCGCACCCAACCGGATCTTCTGGAAGGACAGAAACTCTGTCTACCTGGGTTGCAACCGCGCCTTTGCGGAGGATTGCGGCCTGCCCGATCCGGACGCCATCGTGGGGAAAACCGATTACGACCTGCCGTGGCACACCGACGCGGAGCGGTATCGGGCCGACGATCAGGAGGTGATGAGTACCGGTCAGGCCAAAATCAACTACGAGGAACCGCAAACCCGGCCCGACGGTTCCATCGCCTGGTTGCGCACCAGCAAGGTCCCCATCCGGGACGCCCGCGGCGAAATCATCGGTGTGCTGGGCACCTACGAGGACATCACAGCGGTACGCCAGGCCCAGGAGGCCCTAGCCCACGCCAGCAATCTCTTCCAAACCATGATGGAGCATTGCCCGGACATGATCTACTTCAAGGACCGGCAGTCCCGGTTCGTCCATTACAGCCGCGCCTTCGTGGAGCGTTACGGGCTGACCGATCCCAACGCACTGATCGGAAAGACCGACTTCGACATCTTCACCGAGGAACACGCCCGGCCGGCGTACGAGGATGAACAGGAGATCATGCGCACCGGACGTCCCATCGTGGGCAAACTCGAGAAGGAAACCCACGCCGACGGACGCGTCACCTGGGCGCTCACCACCAAGGTGCCCTGGCGCAACGCCCAGGGGGAAATCATCGGCACCTTCGGCATCTCCAAGGACATCACCGAACTCAAACAGGCCGAGGACCAGCTGCGATACGAACGGGAACTGTTCCAAACGTTGTTGGACAACATCCCGGACGCCATCTACTTCAAAGACCGGCAATCGCGCTTCGTCCGATTCAGTCGGGCCCTTCTGGACAAGCTCCCCCAAGTGGGTCAGGCGCAGGACCTGGTGGGCAAAACCGATTTCGACATCTTCACCGAGGAACACGCCCGCCCCGCCTTCGAGGACGAACAGCGCATCATCGCCACGGGAGAACCCGTCATCGGCAAGGTCGAAAAAGAAACCCACAAGGACGGCCGCGTCACCTGGTGCCTCACCACCAAAATGCCCTGGCGCAACGCCCGGGGCGAAATTATCGGCACCTTCGGCATCTCCAAGGACATCACCGAGCTCAAAAAGGCCGAAGCCGAGCTCGAACAGGTGCATCGGCGCCTCGTGGACGCTTCGCGCCTGGCCGGCATGGCCGAGGTGGCCAGTGACGTCCTGCACAACGTCGGCAACGTGCTCAACAGCATCAACGTCTCCTGCTCCATGCTGCTGGACCGCGTCCGCCAAAACCGCTTCGCCAACCTGGCCCGCGTGCCGCAACTGTTGCGGGAACATATCGGCCACCTCGACCATTTCCTGACCGAAGACCCCCGCGGCAAACATCTCCCCGGCTATCTCGAGGCGGTCAGCCAGGCCCTGACCGAGCAGCAGGAGTTCCTCCTGGCCGAGTTGGGCCAGGTTCGCGACCACGTCGAACACATCAAGCAAATCGTGGCCATGCAGCAAAACTACGCCCGACTGGCCGGCATCGAGGAACAAATCGATCCCACCCAGCTCATGGAGGATGCCCTGCGCATCAACGCAGCCGCCCTGACCCGCCACACCGTCAACCTGGTCCGGGAATTCGAACCGGCACCGCCCATCCTCGTGGACCGACACAAGGTCCTCCAAATCCTCGTCAACCTGATCCGCAACGCCAAGTACGCGGTCAGCGACTCGGGCAGGCCCGACAAGCGCATCATCGCGCGCATCCGGCGCGAGGGTGAGGCATGGCTTGTGCTCGAAATCGAGGACAACGGCGTCGGCATCCCCGCCGAAAACCTCACCAAGATCTTCACCCACGGGTTCACCACCCGCCCCAACGGCCATGGCTTCGGCCTCCACAGCAGCGCCCTGGCCGCCAAGGCCCTCGGCGGCACGCTCACCGCTCACAGCGACGGACCGGGCCGCGGCGCCCGCTTCACCCTCCGCATCCCGTATAAATCCTCAACGGCCACCTCATGA
- a CDS encoding ATP-binding response regulator — translation MTTPSSSPAPRILVVDDNPAIHADFRKILCGGSAAGATAELDAAEAALFGEPEQTTLKTTFRVDSAHQGQEALEMVRRAVAEGDPYQLAFVDVRMPPGWDGVETLERLWQVAPDLQAVICTAHSDYAWDDFVRRLGQTDSLLILKKPFETIEVLQLAHALTRKWELARQARLCIADLDRLVQQRTAELVAANAELQKEIAQRLKTEVALRESQARFSRAFEFSPVPLALLRVNPLRCLDANPAFVELSGWTRADLLAAEPFPLQWLSQDQSPATPIVLDLQKPLRQHNCRLRRPDGQERHVLLSTQPFVLDQETCLLVAAEDITTQIRLEEQLRQTQKLEAVGQLTAGIAHEFNNILTVIIGNVSLLQSGDVNPGLQNALLERTIEYAQRAARLTQQLLAFSRRQWLQPRPTDLAQTLQRLVPALAGQLGDRHAVRFQSPATLPPILADPNGIEQVLLQLLLNARDAAPDGDTIEITTGHVQLDETAAAKNPEARPGSFVWFEVTDHGCGISPDVLPRIFDPFFTTKGLGRATGLGLSTAHGIVKQHEGWIEVRTEPGRGSSFRVYLPVATTSINEPTVAPAATVAAPTTVSQTAPAPITPPQGQGPLILFVEDELPVRDLTAELLKRRGFRVLKARDADEAMQVWESCGAVPDILLTDVIMPGTMNGHDLALTLQCLNPDLKVIYTSGYSPDVVRDALEKQPNTLFLPKPYHPRALFDAIERCLRGETGPACQTRQDLAETTPQTRACA, via the coding sequence ATGACCACGCCGAGCTCCAGCCCCGCACCCCGTATCCTGGTCGTGGATGACAACCCCGCCATCCACGCCGATTTTCGCAAAATCCTCTGCGGCGGGTCCGCCGCCGGGGCCACCGCAGAGCTGGATGCCGCCGAAGCCGCACTGTTCGGTGAACCCGAACAAACCACCCTCAAGACGACCTTCCGCGTGGATTCCGCCCACCAGGGCCAGGAAGCCCTCGAAATGGTCCGGCGCGCCGTGGCAGAGGGTGACCCCTACCAGCTCGCCTTCGTCGACGTCCGCATGCCGCCAGGCTGGGACGGCGTCGAAACCCTCGAGAGGCTCTGGCAGGTCGCCCCCGACCTGCAGGCCGTCATCTGCACCGCACACTCCGACTACGCCTGGGACGACTTCGTCCGGCGCCTGGGCCAAACCGACAGCCTCCTCATCCTCAAAAAACCCTTCGAAACCATCGAAGTCCTCCAGCTCGCCCATGCCCTGACCCGAAAATGGGAACTGGCCCGGCAGGCCCGGCTCTGCATCGCCGACCTCGACCGCCTCGTCCAACAACGCACGGCCGAACTGGTGGCCGCCAACGCCGAGCTCCAAAAGGAAATCGCCCAACGCCTCAAAACCGAGGTCGCACTCCGCGAAAGCCAGGCACGCTTCAGCCGCGCCTTCGAATTCAGCCCCGTCCCGCTCGCCCTCCTCCGTGTCAACCCCCTCCGGTGCCTCGACGCCAACCCGGCTTTCGTCGAGCTCAGCGGCTGGACACGCGCCGACCTCCTGGCCGCAGAACCTTTCCCGCTCCAATGGTTGAGCCAGGACCAATCCCCGGCCACGCCGATCGTGCTCGACCTCCAAAAGCCCCTGCGCCAGCACAACTGCAGACTGCGGCGCCCCGACGGTCAGGAACGCCACGTCCTCCTGAGCACCCAACCCTTCGTCCTGGACCAGGAAACCTGCCTGTTGGTGGCCGCCGAGGACATCACAACCCAGATCCGCCTGGAAGAGCAACTGCGGCAAACCCAGAAACTCGAGGCCGTCGGCCAGCTCACCGCCGGCATCGCCCACGAGTTCAATAACATCCTCACCGTCATCATCGGGAATGTTTCACTCCTGCAAAGCGGCGACGTGAACCCCGGCCTTCAAAATGCCCTGCTCGAACGCACGATCGAATACGCCCAACGCGCCGCCAGGTTGACCCAACAGCTGCTCGCCTTCAGCCGGCGCCAGTGGCTCCAACCCAGGCCCACCGACCTGGCCCAAACCCTGCAGCGGCTGGTACCCGCCCTGGCCGGTCAGCTCGGCGACCGCCATGCCGTCCGCTTCCAATCACCGGCCACCCTGCCGCCCATCCTGGCCGACCCCAACGGCATCGAGCAGGTCCTGCTCCAACTGCTCCTGAACGCCAGGGATGCCGCCCCCGACGGCGATACCATCGAAATCACCACAGGACACGTCCAATTGGACGAGACCGCCGCCGCAAAAAACCCCGAAGCCCGACCCGGTTCCTTCGTCTGGTTCGAAGTCACCGACCACGGTTGTGGCATCAGCCCCGACGTGCTGCCGCGCATCTTCGATCCTTTCTTCACCACCAAGGGCCTGGGCCGCGCCACCGGGCTCGGCCTCTCCACCGCCCACGGCATCGTCAAACAACACGAGGGCTGGATCGAGGTCCGCACAGAGCCGGGCCGGGGCAGCTCTTTCCGTGTGTACCTCCCCGTGGCCACCACCAGCATCAACGAACCCACCGTCGCACCCGCCGCCACGGTCGCAGCCCCCACCACAGTAAGCCAAACCGCGCCCGCACCGATCACACCGCCCCAGGGACAAGGCCCGCTCATCCTTTTCGTGGAAGACGAGTTGCCGGTGCGGGACCTCACCGCCGAACTGCTCAAGCGCCGCGGATTCCGCGTACTCAAAGCCCGCGACGCCGACGAAGCCATGCAGGTCTGGGAAAGTTGCGGCGCCGTCCCCGACATCCTCCTCACCGACGTGATCATGCCCGGCACCATGAACGGCCACGACCTGGCCCTCACCCTCCAGTGCCTCAACCCCGACCTCAAGGTCATCTACACCAGCGGCTACAGCCCCGACGTCGTCCGCGATGCCCTGGAAAAGCAGCCCAATACGCTGTTCCTGCCCAAACCCTATCACCCCCGCGCATTGTTCGATGCCATTGAGCGTTGCCTGCGCGGTGAAACCGGGCCGGCCTGCCAGACCCGACAAGACCTCGCGGAAACAACCCCGCAAACCCGGGCCTGTGCCTGA
- the ruvC gene encoding crossover junction endodeoxyribonuclease RuvC, which translates to MGISIRDYQTLEARLRRPGRNTDPTQTVAPAITEGLVLGVDPSLRGTGYGLVEKRGAELRAVAYGTVLCPRTWSRTTCLAAIAQTLRQIVQSHHPTIAVFEGLFHARNLRTALIMGEARGAALSVLAEAGLEIYEIAPRRLKLAVTGHGAAGKQAVANMVRRMLNLTNTPRSDETDALALALAHWQALSRPWTGLSKRI; encoded by the coding sequence GTGGGTATCTCAATTCGAGACTACCAAACATTGGAGGCGCGCCTCCGCCGGCCGGGCAGGAACACCGACCCGACCCAAACCGTGGCCCCGGCAATCACAGAGGGGCTGGTACTCGGCGTGGACCCTTCCCTGCGCGGCACCGGCTACGGCTTGGTGGAAAAACGCGGCGCGGAACTTCGCGCCGTCGCCTACGGCACCGTCCTGTGCCCGCGCACCTGGTCACGCACGACCTGCCTGGCCGCCATCGCCCAAACCCTGCGGCAAATCGTGCAATCCCACCACCCCACGATCGCGGTGTTCGAGGGCCTGTTCCACGCACGAAACCTGCGAACCGCGCTGATCATGGGCGAGGCGCGTGGGGCCGCCCTGAGTGTCCTCGCCGAAGCCGGCCTCGAAATCTACGAAATCGCACCGCGCCGACTGAAACTCGCCGTCACCGGCCACGGCGCCGCCGGCAAACAGGCCGTCGCAAACATGGTCCGCCGCATGCTCAATCTCACCAACACACCCCGGTCCGACGAAACCGACGCCCTGGCCCTGGCCCTCGCCCATTGGCAGGCCCTGAGCCGCCCCTGGACCGGCCTGAGCAAACGTATCTGA